The Miscanthus floridulus cultivar M001 chromosome 7, ASM1932011v1, whole genome shotgun sequence genome includes a region encoding these proteins:
- the LOC136467424 gene encoding probable enoyl-CoA hydratase 2, mitochondrial isoform X1: protein MRSPRGLLAASGYLAGRHAPSTSVSTTTGHHSLFARTFQILAQPEPVRLQKLPAPNSWILELRLERPEVKNAINWDVMRRLRSAVEKIQADTTAKVILVASSVPGAFCAGADLKERRLMNSSDVGEYARSLRSTFSSFEALPIPTIAVIEGAALGGGLELALACDLRICGENAELGLPETGLAIIPGAGGTQRLPRIVGRSRAKELIFTGRRCGAAEAVMMGLANYCVPAGEAYQKALDIACEITQKERRLMGPTEVRDFVNSLRSTFSSFEALSIPTIAVVEGVAFGGGLEFALSCDLRICGEDAKFSLPETGLAIIPGAGGTQRLPRIVGRSRAKELIFTGRRFDAVEAVTMGVVNYCVPAGEAYQKALELAREINQKGPVAVKMAKKAINQGAEVDMPSALAVEDECYEQVLHTQDRLEGLAAFAEKRKPVYKGK, encoded by the exons ATGCGCAGTCCGCGAGGCCTCCTCGCCGCCTCCGGCTACCTTGCGGGCCGCCACGCTCCGTCGACCTCCGTATCCACCACCACTGGCCATCACTCCCTATTCGCCCGCACCTTCCAAATCCTAGCCCAGCCGGAGCCCGTCCGCCTCCAGAAGCTCCCGGCACCCAACTCCT GGATCTTAGAGCTGAGGCTGGAGCGGCCGGAGGTCAAGAACGCCATTAATTGGGATGTGATGAGGAGGCTGCGGAGCGCCGTAGAGAAGATTCAGGCCGACACGACGGCGAAGGTCATCCTTGTTGCGAGCTCCGTGCCGGGGGCTTTCTGTGCAGGCGCCGATCTCAAG GAAAGGAGGCTAATGAACTCTTCTGACGTTGGGGAGTATGCTAGATCCTTGAGATCTACATTTTCATCTTTTGAG GCACTCCCTATTCCAACAATTGCTGTCATTGAAGGAGCTGCCCTTGGTGGTGGGCTAGAACTGGCTTTGGCATGCGATCTCCGAATATGCG GGGAAAATGCAGAACTTGGACTGCCAGAAACAGGCCTTGCTATTATACCTGG AGCtggaggtacacaacgccttcctAGGATCGTCGGGAGGTCCAGAGCAAAGGAACTGATATTCACTGGCCGCAGATGTGGCGCAGCTGAAGCTGTAATGATGG GACTAGCAAACTATTGTGTTCCAGCAGGAGAGGCTTACCAGAAGGCTCTTGACATTGCCTGTGAGATAACTCAGAAG GAAAGGAGATTGATGGGCCCTACTGAAGTTCGGGACTTCGTTAATTCCTTAAGGTCTACATTTTCATCCTTTGAG GCACTGTCTATTCCTACAATTGCTGTTGTCGAAGGGGTTGCTTTCGGTGGCGGGTTAGAATTTGCTCTGTCATGTGATCTTCGCATATGTG GCGAGGATGCAAAATTCAGTTTGCCAGAGACTGGCCTTGCTATTATTCCAGG TGCTGGAGGAACACAGCGCCTTCCTAGGATTGTTGGAAGGTCAAGAGCAAAGGAACTAATATTCACTGGTCGCAGATTTGATGCAGTGGAAGCTGTAACTATGG GAGTAGTAAACTACTGTGTTCCTGCCGGCGAGGCTTATCAAAAGGCTCTTGAACTTGCGCGGGAGATAAATCAGAAA GGCCCGGTAGCGGTAAAAATGGCTAAGAAGGCCATCAATCAAGGGGCAGAGGTAGACATGCCCTCGGCATTGGCTGTTGAAGATGAATGCTACGAGCAAGTCCTGCACACTCAGGATCGTCTTGAAGGTCTAGCCGCATTTGCCGAGAAAAGAAAGCCTGTATATAAAGGGAAGTAG
- the LOC136467425 gene encoding probable enoyl-CoA hydratase 2, mitochondrial has product MLGLRRLLAVSGRHAPEVTSASAASSHSAVFFRALQILAQPGPVRLQKLSAPDTDRIVELRLERPEAKNAIGKEMLQGLRSAIQEVEADTAANVVLVASSVPKVFCAGADLKGIRSSVR; this is encoded by the exons ATGCTCGGCCTCCGGCGCCTCCTCGCTGTCTCCGGCCGCCACGCGCCGGAGGTCACCTCCGCCTCTGCGGCCTCCTCCCACAGCGCCGTCTTCTTTCGCGCCCTCCAAATCCTCGCCCAGCCGGGTCCCGTCCGCCTCCAAAAGCTCTCGGCTCCGGACACCGACC GGATCGTGGAGCTGAGGCTGGAGCGGCCGGAGGCCAAGAACGCCATAGGGAAGGAGATGCTCCAGGGGCTGCGGAGCGCGATCCAGGAGGTGGAGGCTGACACGGCTGCAAACGTCGTCTTGGTGGCGAGCTCGGTGCCCAAGGTTTTCTGCGCGGGCGCCGATCTCAAG ggaatcagatcttctgtacgttag
- the LOC136467424 gene encoding probable enoyl-CoA hydratase 2, mitochondrial isoform X2: MRRLRSAVEKIQADTTAKVILVASSVPGAFCAGADLKERRLMNSSDVGEYARSLRSTFSSFEALPIPTIAVIEGAALGGGLELALACDLRICGENAELGLPETGLAIIPGAGGTQRLPRIVGRSRAKELIFTGRRCGAAEAVMMGLANYCVPAGEAYQKALDIACEITQKERRLMGPTEVRDFVNSLRSTFSSFEALSIPTIAVVEGVAFGGGLEFALSCDLRICGEDAKFSLPETGLAIIPGAGGTQRLPRIVGRSRAKELIFTGRRFDAVEAVTMGVVNYCVPAGEAYQKALELAREINQKGPVAVKMAKKAINQGAEVDMPSALAVEDECYEQVLHTQDRLEGLAAFAEKRKPVYKGK, from the exons ATGAGGAGGCTGCGGAGCGCCGTAGAGAAGATTCAGGCCGACACGACGGCGAAGGTCATCCTTGTTGCGAGCTCCGTGCCGGGGGCTTTCTGTGCAGGCGCCGATCTCAAG GAAAGGAGGCTAATGAACTCTTCTGACGTTGGGGAGTATGCTAGATCCTTGAGATCTACATTTTCATCTTTTGAG GCACTCCCTATTCCAACAATTGCTGTCATTGAAGGAGCTGCCCTTGGTGGTGGGCTAGAACTGGCTTTGGCATGCGATCTCCGAATATGCG GGGAAAATGCAGAACTTGGACTGCCAGAAACAGGCCTTGCTATTATACCTGG AGCtggaggtacacaacgccttcctAGGATCGTCGGGAGGTCCAGAGCAAAGGAACTGATATTCACTGGCCGCAGATGTGGCGCAGCTGAAGCTGTAATGATGG GACTAGCAAACTATTGTGTTCCAGCAGGAGAGGCTTACCAGAAGGCTCTTGACATTGCCTGTGAGATAACTCAGAAG GAAAGGAGATTGATGGGCCCTACTGAAGTTCGGGACTTCGTTAATTCCTTAAGGTCTACATTTTCATCCTTTGAG GCACTGTCTATTCCTACAATTGCTGTTGTCGAAGGGGTTGCTTTCGGTGGCGGGTTAGAATTTGCTCTGTCATGTGATCTTCGCATATGTG GCGAGGATGCAAAATTCAGTTTGCCAGAGACTGGCCTTGCTATTATTCCAGG TGCTGGAGGAACACAGCGCCTTCCTAGGATTGTTGGAAGGTCAAGAGCAAAGGAACTAATATTCACTGGTCGCAGATTTGATGCAGTGGAAGCTGTAACTATGG GAGTAGTAAACTACTGTGTTCCTGCCGGCGAGGCTTATCAAAAGGCTCTTGAACTTGCGCGGGAGATAAATCAGAAA GGCCCGGTAGCGGTAAAAATGGCTAAGAAGGCCATCAATCAAGGGGCAGAGGTAGACATGCCCTCGGCATTGGCTGTTGAAGATGAATGCTACGAGCAAGTCCTGCACACTCAGGATCGTCTTGAAGGTCTAGCCGCATTTGCCGAGAAAAGAAAGCCTGTATATAAAGGGAAGTAG